DNA from Kitasatospora acidiphila:
TGATTCGTACTCCGCCCGGTCGCACAACCGGCTGAGCACCACGGAGGTCGTGGTCCGGCGGCGCTGCCGGGCGGAGGGCCTCCGACTCATACCCCGGACTCGCCGCCCGGGATCAGTCGCTGCTGATTACTTCCCGGCGAGCGCCTTGTCCGACTCGGCAGGCGCGGTGGCCGGCTTCGGCCGGGCCGGTCCGGCGGCCTCCTGGAAGGCGTCGAACGGCTTCTCCATCTGGGCGAGGCCGACGGTCTCCCGCTTGAGGAACATCGCCAGCGTCCAGTCGGTGAAGACCCGGATCTTCCGGTTCATGGTCGGCACCATCGCGCCGTGGTACAGGCGGTGGAACCACCAGGCCGGGCGGCCCTTCAGCTTGACCTTGCCGAAGAGGATCGCGACGCCCTTGTGCAGGCCCAGACCGGCGACCGCACCGAGGTTCTTGTGCTTGTACTCCTTCTGCGGGAAGCCCCGCATGCCGGAGACGACGTTGTCACCGAGGACGGCCGCCTGGCGCACCGCGTGCTGCGCGTTCGGCGGGCACCAGGCGCCCTCGCCGGAGGCGAGGTCCGGCACCTGGGCGTTGTCGCCGGCCGCCCAGACGTAGTCGAAGCCCTGCACCTGCAGGGTCGGAGCGGTGTCGACGTGACCGCGCGGGCCCAGCGGCAGGCCGAAGTTGGCGACCACCGGGTTCGGCTTGACGCCCGCGGTCCACACGATGGTGGCCGCGTCCATCTCCTCGCCGTTCTTCAGCACCACGTGCTGGTCGACGCAGGAGTCCATCGAGGTCTCGATGAAGACCTCGATGTTGCGCTCCTCGAGCTTGCCCTTGGTCCACAGGCCCAGGTCGGGGCCCACCTCGGGCAGGATCCGGTTGGCGGCCTCGACCATGACGAAGCGCATGTCGTCACGGCTGACGGTCTTGTAGAGCTTGGCCGCGTCGCGGGCCATGTCCTCGACCTCGGCGATGGTCTCGACGCCGGCGAAGCCGCCGCCGATGACCACGAAGGTGAGGGCCTTGCGGCGGATCGCCTCGTCCGTGGTGGACTCGGCCTTGTCCAGCTGGGCCAGGACGTGGTTGCGGAGGCTGATCGCCTCCTCGACCGTCTTCATGCCGATGCCGTGCTCGGCCAGGCCGGGGATCGGGAAGGTGCGGGAGACCGAGCCGGTGGCCACGACCAGGTAGTCGAAGGGCAGCTCGTAGGTGTCGCCGGCGAGCGGCGCGATGGTGGCGACCTTGCGGGCGTGGTCCACCTCGGTCACCTGACCGGTGAGGACCTCCGCCTTCTTGAGGGCGCTGCGCAGCGGCGCGACGAGGTTGCGAGGCGCGACGTTGCCGCCGGCCGCCTCGGGAAGGAAGGGCAGGTACGTCATGTACGACCGCGGGTCGACGACCGTGACGGTCGCCTCCCCGAAGCGCATCTTCTTGAGGATGCGCATCGCGGCATACAGGCCGACGTAACCACCGCCGACAATGAGGATGCGAGGACGCTCCGTGGTGCTCATATCGGAAAGTATCCAGCACCGCTCGGAGCACCCTTCGTGAGGCCCGTCACAAGGTGATGGACAGGGCCTGCTACACTGCCCGCCCACAACTCGGGCCCCACTCCTCCGCACGACTGCCGGGGGCGGCCTCGGGCGGACGTTTGAATTCCGCTCACCCGGTTGAGCAGCAGTGATCCGCCGTCACTGGCACCTTATCTGACACCTGTTTGGATTCCATCAGCCGATCCGGAACCCCACCTGGGATCCATCGGCCGCGGCCACCCCGGCACCTTCAATCCCGCATACCGGACGAACCGGTCGTCGGACTGCGGAGAACGGGGGAACTCCATGTGAAGAAATTCACGAAGCTTCTCGCGGCGCCGGGCGCGCCACCCCGGCCCGAGGGTCCCGGGCGGGGGGTGGCGGTCCGTCAGAAGGGGGTCAGGAGACCAGGCTCCAGGCGATGCCGTCCAGGATGTCGTGCTCGCTCACCACCAGCTCGGCGGCGCCGGTGCGCTCCATGATCGAACGCAGTACCAGCGCGCCGGCCCCGATCACGTCCACCCGCCCGGGGTGCAGCGACGGAATGGCCGCCCGCTCGGCGTGGGTGGCGCCGAGCAGCTGCTCGGTCACCTCGCGGACCCGGGTCAGCGAGAGCCTGGAGTGGTGGATCCGGGCCGACTGGTACTCCGGCAGGCCGAGCGCGATCGCGGCCACCGAGGTGACCGTGCCGGCCAGGCCGACCAGGGTGGCCGCCTCGGTCAGCGGCACCGCCTCGGCGGCGAGGTTCAGCCCCTGGGCGATGTCCGCCTCGGCCGCCGCGATCTGGACCGAGGTCGGCACGTCGGATCCGGCGAAGTGGCGCTCCGTCAGCCGCACCGAGCCGATGTCCACCGAGCGCGCGGCCCGTACCGTCTCGCCGCCCAGCACGAACTCGGTGGAGCCGCCGCCCAGGTCGAAGACCAGGTACGGGGCCGCGACCGAGGTGCCGGCCAGGCCCTTGGTGGCACCGGCGAAGGAGAGCTGTGCCTCCTCGTCACCCGAGACCACCTCCGGGTCGACCCCGAGGATCTCCCGCACGCCCTTGGCGAACTCGGCGCTGTTCTCGGCATCCCGGGAGGCGCTGGTGGCCACGAACCTGGTCCGCTCCGGGGCCACGCCGTACTCGGCGATCACCGCGGCGTACTCGCGGCAGGCCGCGAAGGTGCGCTCCAGCGCCTCGGGCGCCAACCGCCCGGTGCGGTCCACGTCCTGGCCGAGCCGCACGATGAGCATCCGGCGGTCCAGGTCGACGGCCCGCCCGGCCTGCGGGTCGATGTCGGCGATCAGCAGGCGGATCGAGTTGGTGCCGCAGTCGACCGCGGCCACCCGGATGCTGCTCACCGGCCCTCCTCGGGCTGCTCCGAACCGTCCTGCTCCGGCCCGTCCTGCTCCGACTCGGCGGCGGCCCGCTTGGCGGCCCGCTCGGCCGTCTTGCGCTCCTTGGCGGCGATCACCTCGGCGTGGTCCTCGGCCTCCTCGCGCTGGTGCCGCAGCGCCTCGACGCCGGTCTGGATCTGCTCCTCGGTGACGCAGGAGCCCTTGCGCCACCACTCGGGCAGCATCGCCAGCGCCTCGTCACCCAGCGGGTTGACGCCCTCGCCGGCCGCCAGCGAGTGGCCGACCAGCACGTGCAGGCACTTCACCCGGTCCGGCATGCCACCGGCCGACGGGAAGCCCTCCAGCACCTCGATGGCGTCCCGGCGGGCGATGTAGTCCTCGTGCGCCTTCTGGTAGGCGGCCGCCAGCTCCGGGTCCTCGGCCAGCCGGGCGGTCTGCTCCTTCATCACGCCGTCCGCCTCCAGGGTGCCGATCAGCGAGGCGGCCTTGGGGCAGGTCAGGTAGTAGAGGGTGGGGAACGGCGTGCCGTCCGGCAGCCGGGGCGCGGTCTCCACCACATCGGGGTTGCCGCACGGGCAGCGGTGCGCGACGGCACGGGTGCCGCGCGGCACCCGGCCGAGCTGGGCCGCCACGGCGGCGAGGTCGCGGTCCGCGACGGGCTGGTTCTCAGTACTCATGGCTCATCAGGTCTTCACGGAGCGGGGGCAGGGGAGGGTGAGGCGGCGGCGTCCACCGAGTTCCAGACGGTGGTGTACCAGGGGAGGGCCTTGGCGGCCGGCCCGGAGCCGGTGCCGGACGGCTGGGTGGCGCCGGGCCCCGGGGTGGGGTCGACGGCGGTGAACGGGGTCTCGCCGGGCATCGCGTAGTGCAGCCGCTGCCGGGCCTGGGCCTTGACGAACTCCGGGTCCTGCCAGCGGGCCTTCTCGGCGGTCAGCTGCTGCACCGCGTTCTTGGCCTGCTCGGCCTTGACCCGCTGGGCGGCGATCTCGTCCCGCTGGTTGATGAACTGACGTGCCGGATAGGCCAGGATCGCCACCAGCGAGCAGAGCACCAGCACCAGCACGGTGGCCCGGCTGGTGAACCGCGGCCGCCCCGGGAACTTCCACGCTGCCATGAACTCCTCGCCCCTCCGTCGCGCCGGTGCCCCGGCCCCACCCTAAGCGGTGGCGGCCGGGGCACCGGTCATTTGCCGAGTTCGTCAGCCCTCGAACTTGCTCGGCCTACTGCTCGGCGGAGCGACTGTGCCTTTTACTCCGCAGAGCGGAAGCGCGGGAACGCGGCGCGGCCCGCGTACTCGGCGGCGTCGTCGAGGATCTCCTCGATGCGCAGCAGCTGGTTGTACTTGGCGACGCGGTCCGAGCGGGCCGGGGCACCGGTCTTGATCTGGCCGCAGTTGGTGGCGACGGCCAGGTCGGCGATGGTGACGTCCTCGGTCTCGCCCGAGCGGTGCGACATCATGCAGCGGTAGCCGTTGCGCTGGGCCAGCTCGACGGCGTCCAGGGTCTCGGTCAGCGAACCGATCTGGTTCACCTTCACCAGCAGCGCGTTGGCGGTGCCGGTCTCGATGCCCCGGGCCAGGCGCTCCGGGTTGGTGACGAACAGGTCGTCACCGACCAGCTGGACCTTGCTGCCGAGCTTGTCGGTGATGGCCTTCCAGCCCTCCCAGTCCTCCTCGTTCAGCGGGTCCTCGATGGAGACCAGCGGGTAGGAGTCGACCAGGTCGGCGTAGTAGTCGATCAGCTCGGCGGCCGACAGCGACTTGCCCTCGAACTGGTAGGCGCCGTCCTTGTAGAACTCGGTGGCGGCGACGTCCAGGGCCAGCGCGATGTCCTTGCCCGGCACGTAGCCGGCCTGCTTGATGGCCTCGGTGATGAGGTCCAGCGCGGCGCGGTTGGTCTCCAGGTTCGGGGCGAAGCCGCCCTCGTCGCCCAGGCCGGTGGACAGGCCGCGCTCCTTCAGCACCGCCTTGAGGGTGTGGTAGACCTCGGCACCCCAGCGCAGCGCCTCGGAGAACGACTCGGCGCCGATCGGCGCGATCATGAACTCCTGGATGTCCACGTTGGAGTCGGCGTGCGCGCCGCCGTTGAGGATGTTCATCATCGGGACCGGCAGGACGTGCGCGTTCGGGCCGCCCAGGTAGCGGAAGAGCGGCAGGTCCGAGGCCTCGGAGGCGGCGTGCGCCACGGCCAGCGAGACGCCGAGGATGGCGTTGGCGCCGAGCGAGGACTTGTCCGGGGTGGCGTCCAGGTCGAGCATCGCCTGGTCGATCAGCCGCTGCTCGGTGGCGTCGTAGCCGACCAGCTCCGGGCCGATCTGCTCGATGACGGCGAGGACGGCCTTCTCCACGCCCTTGCCGCCGTAGCGGTTCTTGTCACCGTCACGCAGCTCCAGCGCCTCGAAGGCTCCGGTGGAGGCGCCGGACGGGACGGCGGCACGGCCGGTGCTGCCGTCGTCGAGGCCGACCTCGACCTCGACCGTGGGGTTGCCGCGGGAGTCGAGGATCTCGCGTGCGACGACGACATCGATGGACGGCACTATGCATCTCCTTGCGGAAGCGGTCCTGGGGACAGCGGGAGGACGGGGGCCTTACGACCAGAGCCTAACCGCACCGGCCCGACCGGAGACCGGGACCTGGCTCCCGTCTCACGGTGTGGTTCTGCTACCTGTCGGTAGTTCACCTGAATGCCCGTCCGCCCCGGTCCGGGGCCGCCGCCGGTGCGGCGGCCCCGGGGGCCGGGCGTCGGCGGGTCAGCCGAGGTGGAGCGTCTGGCCGGGGAAGATCAGGTTTGGGTCCTGGCCGACCGTCGCGTGATTGGCCTGGTAGAGCGCCTGCCAGCCGCCGATCACCTGCTGGCCCTGGGCGATGGTGGAGAGCGTGTCGCCGGGCCGGACGGTGTACTCGTGGGCACCGGCCGTGGACGGCTCGGCGGGCTGCGGGGCCGGCTTCGGCTGGGCCGGCTTCGGGGTCGACCGGTGCTGCGGGGCGGCCGACCTGGGCTGGGCCTGCTGCGGCTTGGCCTGCTGGGGCTGGGCCGACCGCTCGGCGGACCGGGAGGCGGCCGCGCCGCCGCCGGGGTTCGCGGAGGCCGGGGCGCCGCCCTGGGTCAGCCCGGCCTTGACCGAGCAGACCGGCCAGGCGCCCGGCCCCTGCGAGGCCAGCACCCGCTCGGCGACCGCGATCTGCTGGTCCTTGCTGGCCAGGTCGGCCCGCGGGGCGTACTGGGTGCCGCCGTACGCGGCCCAGGTCGAGTTGGTGAACTGCAGCCCGCCGTAGAAGCCGTTGCCGGTGTTGATCGACCAGTTGCTGGTGCTCTCGCAGTTCGCCACGCCGTCCCACACGGAGACCGGGGCGGCGTGCGCGCCGGTCGCGGTGAGCAGCGGCATCGCAACTCCCGCGCCTGCCAAGCCGGCTACGGCGATGGCCTTCTCTGCGGTGGTACGGCGACGATGGCGGCCGGTGCCAAACAGCATTGAGACGTCCCTCTCCGCACGCCTGCGAGGTGAGCTGTCGGGTTCGGACCGGTGAGGTTGGCCCGGCCGCCCGCTCGGATCGCTCCGGCGGTCGGCTTCACCCCTAGCCGTGGGAGACGGCAGAAAAACCTGGGTCCCCCGCCCCTGCCCCCTGGTGGTCAGGTGTCCCGGCGACGCGATGGGCAGGATTCGGCGTACTCGCGTGCGGGGTTCGCCTACGCGAACTCCTGGGAGAGTAAGCAGATCTACTGACCAATCACAAGCTCATATCGCCCACATCACGCGGAAATTACGGTGCGTCATGCATCGCCTACCAACCGGTCAGGTTTGACCGATTTGATCCGCATTCAGACCATGACTGCACCGATGCTTCCGACGCGCCGTCACAACGGCGGGAGTTGGCGCACACTCAGTTTTCGACTGCGTCCGCGGGCTTTTCGGGCGTGAACGAAACCGGCAGTTCGCGCAGTCCGCGCATGATCAGACCGCCGCGCCAGCGCAACTCCCCCGGCTCGGCGGCGAGTCGCAGGTCCGGAAGCCGGGTCAGCAGCGTGGCCAGCGCCCGCTGGCCCTCCAGCCGGGCCAGCGGCGCGCCGATGCAGTAGTGGATGCCGTGCCCGAACCCCAGGTGCGGATTGTCCCGGCGGGCCAGGTCCATGGTGTCCGGCTGGTCGAACCTGGCCGGGTCGCGATCGGCCGCGGCCAGCACCACCAGCACCGGATCGCCGACCGGGATGTCCACCCCGCCGATGCTCAGCGGCGAGGTGGCGAACCGCCAGGTGGCCAGCTCCACCGGGCCGTCGTAGCGCAGCAGTTCCTCGACCGCGGTGGTCAGCAGCCCGGTCTCCCCGGCCGCCACCGAGGCCTGCAGGCGGGCCCGCTGCTCCGGGTGGTTCAGCAGCGCGAAGACGCCGTTGCCGATCAGGTTGACGGTCGTCTCGAAGCCGGCGAACAGCAGGATGAAGGCCATGGCGGCGGCCTCGTTCTCGGTCAGGTGCTCGCCGTGGTCGCTCGCCCGGATCAGACCGGAGATCAGGTCCTCGCCCAACTCCCCCCCGCGCTTGCGGTGGATCAGCTCCAGCAGATAGGCGCGCATCTTCTTGACCGCCCGGGCCACGCCGCCGCGCGGACCACCGCCGTGGCGGATCATCATCCCGGCCCAGTCACGGAAGTCGTCCTGGTCCTCGGCCGGCACCCCCAGCAGGTCGCAGATCGCGTAGATCGGCAGCGGGAACGCGAACTCGTGGATCAGATCGGCCGAGCCGCGCGCCGCGAAGGTGTCGATCAGCCGGTCGGTCAGGCGCTGCACCCGGGGCTCGAACTCGGCCACCCGGCGCGGGGTGAACGCCTTGGAGACCAGCCGCCGCAGCCGGGTGTGGTCCGGCGGGTCGATGTTCAGCAGGTGGGTCATCAGATCGGCCTGCCGCTCCCCCGGGATGCCGACCCGACCGGTGCGGTGCGCCTGCTCACTGTGGTGCGCCGGGTTCTTGGAGAGCCGGCTGTCGGCCAGCGCCTGCCGGGCGTCCGCATACCGCGTCACCAGCCAGGCGTCCACCCCGCTGGGCAGCGTGGTGCGGTGCACCGGGGCGTGCTCCCGCAGCCAGGCGTACGCCGGGTAGGGATCGGCGGCGAACTCCCAGGTGAACAGGGGCGGCATCGGGGCGGGCGGCTGGTTGGGCATGTCTTGACCGTATCCGTTCCCAAGTGGGAGTGAGTCTGGTCACCTGCCGGGTAATCCCTGTTGCGGAGGGTCAGGCGAAGCCTACGATCCCCGATTAATGGGTGGGCCACAGTGCGGTGGTGCCCACGGAGAGGAGTCAGGCCATGCGAGTAGCCGGGCAAGTGGTGGTCATCGCGGTGCTCGACGGCGGCGACGGCGACGCGCCGGCCCGCCGGTTCGCCGCAGCGGGAGCCACCGGTCTGCTGCTGGCGCACCCCCGGGTCGGCGTCGCCGAGGACCTGGCCGCCGCCCTGGACCGCACCGGCTGCCCGGTGGTCGGTGTCTCCTCGGACATCCACCAGCCCAGCGACATCGCCGCCCTGGTCGACACCTGCGAGAAGCACCTGGGCCGGATCGACCTGTTCTGCGTGGCCGGCCCGGACGGCGAGCGGATCGTCACCCTGGCCGACCTCCCCGGCGACCTGGACCGGCTGGCCGAGCTGCTCTACCCGCTGAGCGAGGCGATCGGCGAACTGCTGCCGCCGCAGCGGGAGCCGGTCAGGCGCACCGCGGCCTGACCCGTCCCGCTCAGTCGGCCAGGCCCTCCGCGGCCCGCACGGCCGCCCGGTAGCCGCGCGCGGCGCGCCGCAGCGCCGCGTCCGGATCCACCCTGGCGTCGTGCGCCCGCTGCACCACGGCCAGCAGCAGGGCGCCCGCGCTCTCCTCGGTCAGCTCGGCCGGCAGCTCGTAGGGCGCGTCCGGCACCCCGGTGAAGTCCGCGCGCCGCACCCGGGAGACCAGCTTGGCCGCGTACGCCAGCGCCGGCAGCCCGCTGGGCACGCCGTCCAGCACCGACTCCCGGTCCTGCTTCTCGGCCGCCTTGAGCGCCTCCCAGTTGGCCTCCACCTGGTCCGTGGTCTCGGCGTCCGAGTCGGCGAAGACGTGCGGGTGACGGTAGACCAGCTTGTCCACGATGTCCCCGGCCACGTCGTCGATGGAGAACGGGTCCTCGGCGTGCTCCTCGCCGATCCGGGAGTGGAAGAAGACCTGCAGCAGCACATCGCCGAGCTCCTCGCGCAGCGTCGCCCGGTCGCCCTCCTCGATCGCCTCGACCAGCTCGTAGGCCTCCTCGACCAGGTACTTCACCAGCGAGTCATGGGTCTGCTCGGCGTCCCACGGGCAGCCGCCGGGCGACCGCAGCCGGTCCATCACCGCGACCAGGTCGAGCAGCCGGGCGCCGGGCAGGTCGTAGGAGCCGGGCAGCAGCTCGATCTCGGGCGCCTCGCCGGCGTGCTCCACCGCGATCCTGGCCAGCGCGTCGGTCAGCCCCGGGTCGCCGTCCTGGCCGCCCAGGAACACCAGCGGGGCCCGCTCGGTGAGCTCCCGGGCCAGCGCGGGCGCACTGGTCCGCTCGATCTGCTCGACCTTGATGCCGGCCTGCGCCAGCGCGGGCAGCTGGGGGTGCTCCCGGTCGGCGGCCAGCACCAGCGGCGCGCCGTGCAGCGCCTGCCAGGCGGGCCAGCTGAGCAGCCCGGGGGCGATCCGGTGGGTGGTGGTCAGCAGGGTCAGCTTCGAGGTCTCCACACCTCGAACCTACCGCCCCGCTGTGAACTCAGGCGGCGGCGCCGGACTGCGGCAGCCACGGCTCGCTCGGGTTGTCCAGCACCGCCTGCGCCGGATCCCAGCTGCCGTAGCGCGGGTTGACCGTCACCCGCAGCTCCTCCGAGGCGATGGTCAGCAGCTGGTGCACCGCCTGGTTGCCGTCGGTGGTGCCCAGCTGCTGCCCGCTCACCTTGGCCAGCTTCTGCAGGCCGATCTGCTCGCGCAGATAGCCGTCGATCTCCTGGGCCGGGACACCGTTGCGCAGCAGCAGGTTCTGCTCCAGGGCCGCCTCCCCGGCCAGCGCCGCGACCTCCTGCTGGCGCAGCTGGGCCACCTCGGTGTCGGAGACCGACAGCTGGCGGTCGGCCAGCGCGCGGGCCACCACCTGGTCGAAGACCATCCCGTAGACGGTCGCACCGACCAGGCCCGCCTGCTCCTGGTACTGCCCGCTGGGCAGCTTGGCCGCCTGGTCCCGGAACTCCGCCACCCGGGCCTCCACCTGCGCCACCGTGATCCGGTCCGAGCCGATCAGGGCGGCGGCCCCGGGGCGGGGCGGCTGGCCGCCGCAGGCGCTCAACGCCAGCGCGCCCAGCAGGACGCCGAGCGCGGGCAGGGTGCGGCGGACGGAGCTGCTGCGGATCACGCGGGGCCTCCCGGGCAGGGCTGCGGTGGCGAAGTGGCCGAGACGTACTCCTGACGAGTCATGAGGATAGGGAGCGCGCCTGCCGTTGCCCAGACGTTGAACCGAACAGGTCACCGGGACGGACGATTTGGCGGACCGTCAGCTGATGGACTCAACTGACGGTAAGCCCGGCCCGGTTGGGGCTCGACCGGGGAAGACGCCCGCCCGACTGGGGGCCGACCGAGCAGAGCGCCCGGCGCGTTGGGGCTCAGCCGGCGGGGCGCCACCAGCTGGCGGTGCGCGGGTCGAGCGGCGGCAGCCGGCCGGTGCGGTGCTGCTGCAGCTGGTCCAGGTGGCGGCGCAGCCGCAGCACGTCCGGGTGGTGCGGGCCGAGCCGCGGCTCGCGGTCGAAGAGCAGCGCCAGCAGCCACTCCCAGGCGCCGTCCGGGTCGCCGGAGCCGGCCAGCAGCAGGCCGATCCGCTCGCGCAGCTCGAAGCAGCGGGCCGGGTCGGTGTCCGCCCCCTCGGCCAGCCGGGCCGTGCAGTCGGCCAGCAGTGCCCGGTACTCGGCCAGCGCCTCGGTCACCCGGCCGAGCTGCTCCAGGCAGGTGGCGGTCCGGCGCCGGTGCTCCAGCGCGGGCAGGGCGCGCGGGCCGTGCTCGGCCACCGCGGCGGCCGCCAGCAGCTGGTACTCCGGCAGCGCGGCCCGGTACTGGCCCTCCTGCAGCAGGGTGCGGGCGTAGATGGTGCGCAGCGTGATGACCAGCGGGGCGTGCTCGCCGTGCCGGGCCCGGGCCTGCGGCAGCAGCCGGCCGGCCAGGTCGATCACCTCGGCGTAGCGCTGGGCGGCCAGCAGGTCGGAGACCTGTCCGCAGGCGGCGGCCAGGTCGGTGACGGGTGCGGCGGCGGACGGTTCGGCGAGCGATGGGGGCACCTCCCGGCCGAAGGCCGGCGGAGGAACGTGCTGGCTCCTGGTCGGCTCGGGCACCGGATGCTGCGGGTGGCGGAACGGGACGGTCGGGTCCGGCACCGTCCCGTACGGCTGCGGCAGCGCCGGTTCGGTCGCGGGCAGCAGCGGCCGCAGCCGTCCGAACACCTGCTGTGCGTCCGCGGGCCGGTCCGCCGGGGCCTTGGCCAGCAGGTCGAGCACCAACGCCTCCAGCTCGGCCGGCACCTCGGCGCGCAACTGCCGCAGCGGCACCGGCGGATCGTCCACCTGGCGGCGCAGCACCCCGAGCGCGGTGGGGGCCCGGAACGGCTCCTCGCCGGTGAGCATCTCGTGCAGCAGGCAGCCGAGCGCGTAGAGGTCGCTGCGGGCGTCCACGCTGCCGGAGAGGGCCTGCTCGGGGGCCATGTAGGAGGGGCTGCCGATCGGCACGCCGGTGAGGGTGAGCCGGGTGTGGTCGCCGTCCAGCGCGGTGGCGATGCCGAGGTCGAGCAGCACCACCCGGCCGTCCGGGCGGACCATCACGTTGCTCGGCTTCAGGTCCCGGTGGACCACCGGGACGGCGTGCACCACCGAGAGCGCGGCGCAGATCTGGGCCGCCACCGCGGCCGCCCAGGACACCGGCAGCGGGCCCTCCTCGGCGATCAGGTCGGCCAGGCCGATGCCGGGCAGGCGCTGCATCACCAGGTAGAGCTCGCCCGCGTCCTCGCCGGCGTCGAAGACGGTGACCAGGCCCGGGTGGTCGAGGCCGGCGGTGATCCGGCACTCGCGCAGGAAGCGCCTGCGCAGGTCGTCGCGGAGCTCCGCGGTGTCGGCCGGGCCGGGCAGCTGGGGGCCCCTCCCAGCCTCCCCCAGCCTCCGGCCGGGGGGACCCCCATGGCTGGGGGCGTCGGCGCGGAGCAGCTTGACCGCCACCCGCCGGTCCAGGCGCTCGTCGTAGCCGGCCCAGACCTGGCCCATGCCGCCGTGTCCGATCTTCTCGGCGAGCCGGTAGCGCCCGCCGATCAGCCGCTCCCGGGTCACCGCCGGTCGCCCCCGGCCTGACGGCGCAGCAGCTCGCCGAGCTCCCGGAGGTCGTCGGTGGGGGCCGACGGGGCGACGGGAGACTGCTCCTGGACGGGAGGCCGGTCCTGAACGGGCAGCCGGTCCTGGACGGGAGGCCGGTCCTGGACGACCGGCCGGTGCTGAACGGGCGGGGCCGGGGCGTATCCGGCGACGGGCTGCGGGTACGCCCCGTACGGCTGCGGATACGGGTACCCCGGCGCGGGCTCCGGCCGGCCGCGCTCCCAGACCGCACGGCGGTCCATCAGCAGGAAGTGGATCGGCGTGCCGAAGATCAGCAGCAGCACCAGGCAGACGCCGGCCGTGTTGGCCGGGCCGCTCGTGGCCTTTCCGGACACCACGGCGCAGACCATCATGACCATCTCCGTCACCGCGACCACCACCGCGCCGACCACGTCCACCGTCCGTTTGCGCCGGGCCGCCAGCACGACGGCCGGCACGAAGCTGAAGAACGTCAGCGTCACCAGCGGCACCAGGCAGATCGCCACCTTCGCCCACACCACGAGCGGCCCCTTCGCCGTGGGCTGCAACGGTGGTTGATACGTCATCAGCGAGCTCCCCCAGGTGACACGGCCGTCAGCGAGGAAAACCGTACCGCCCGGCAGGCCCGGGTGGTCAGGGGCGCCTGCCCAGG
Protein-coding regions in this window:
- a CDS encoding FtsB family cell division protein yields the protein MAAWKFPGRPRFTSRATVLVLVLCSLVAILAYPARQFINQRDEIAAQRVKAEQAKNAVQQLTAEKARWQDPEFVKAQARQRLHYAMPGETPFTAVDPTPGPGATQPSGTGSGPAAKALPWYTTVWNSVDAAASPSPAPAP
- a CDS encoding SDR family NAD(P)-dependent oxidoreductase, producing the protein MRVAGQVVVIAVLDGGDGDAPARRFAAAGATGLLLAHPRVGVAEDLAAALDRTGCPVVGVSSDIHQPSDIAALVDTCEKHLGRIDLFCVAGPDGERIVTLADLPGDLDRLAELLYPLSEAIGELLPPQREPVRRTAA
- a CDS encoding NAD(P)/FAD-dependent oxidoreductase is translated as MSTTERPRILIVGGGYVGLYAAMRILKKMRFGEATVTVVDPRSYMTYLPFLPEAAGGNVAPRNLVAPLRSALKKAEVLTGQVTEVDHARKVATIAPLAGDTYELPFDYLVVATGSVSRTFPIPGLAEHGIGMKTVEEAISLRNHVLAQLDKAESTTDEAIRRKALTFVVIGGGFAGVETIAEVEDMARDAAKLYKTVSRDDMRFVMVEAANRILPEVGPDLGLWTKGKLEERNIEVFIETSMDSCVDQHVVLKNGEEMDAATIVWTAGVKPNPVVANFGLPLGPRGHVDTAPTLQVQGFDYVWAAGDNAQVPDLASGEGAWCPPNAQHAVRQAAVLGDNVVSGMRGFPQKEYKHKNLGAVAGLGLHKGVAILFGKVKLKGRPAWWFHRLYHGAMVPTMNRKIRVFTDWTLAMFLKRETVGLAQMEKPFDAFQEAAGPARPKPATAPAESDKALAGK
- a CDS encoding transglycosylase family protein, which translates into the protein MPLLTATGAHAAPVSVWDGVANCESTSNWSINTGNGFYGGLQFTNSTWAAYGGTQYAPRADLASKDQQIAVAERVLASQGPGAWPVCSVKAGLTQGGAPASANPGGGAAASRSAERSAQPQQAKPQQAQPRSAAPQHRSTPKPAQPKPAPQPAEPSTAGAHEYTVRPGDTLSTIAQGQQVIGGWQALYQANHATVGQDPNLIFPGQTLHLG
- a CDS encoding MazG family protein; translated protein: METSKLTLLTTTHRIAPGLLSWPAWQALHGAPLVLAADREHPQLPALAQAGIKVEQIERTSAPALARELTERAPLVFLGGQDGDPGLTDALARIAVEHAGEAPEIELLPGSYDLPGARLLDLVAVMDRLRSPGGCPWDAEQTHDSLVKYLVEEAYELVEAIEEGDRATLREELGDVLLQVFFHSRIGEEHAEDPFSIDDVAGDIVDKLVYRHPHVFADSDAETTDQVEANWEALKAAEKQDRESVLDGVPSGLPALAYAAKLVSRVRRADFTGVPDAPYELPAELTEESAGALLLAVVQRAHDARVDPDAALRRAARGYRAAVRAAEGLAD
- the eno gene encoding phosphopyruvate hydratase, producing the protein MPSIDVVVAREILDSRGNPTVEVEVGLDDGSTGRAAVPSGASTGAFEALELRDGDKNRYGGKGVEKAVLAVIEQIGPELVGYDATEQRLIDQAMLDLDATPDKSSLGANAILGVSLAVAHAASEASDLPLFRYLGGPNAHVLPVPMMNILNGGAHADSNVDIQEFMIAPIGAESFSEALRWGAEVYHTLKAVLKERGLSTGLGDEGGFAPNLETNRAALDLITEAIKQAGYVPGKDIALALDVAATEFYKDGAYQFEGKSLSAAELIDYYADLVDSYPLVSIEDPLNEEDWEGWKAITDKLGSKVQLVGDDLFVTNPERLARGIETGTANALLVKVNQIGSLTETLDAVELAQRNGYRCMMSHRSGETEDVTIADLAVATNCGQIKTGAPARSDRVAKYNQLLRIEEILDDAAEYAGRAAFPRFRSAE
- a CDS encoding cytochrome P450 family protein, whose product is MPNQPPAPMPPLFTWEFAADPYPAYAWLREHAPVHRTTLPSGVDAWLVTRYADARQALADSRLSKNPAHHSEQAHRTGRVGIPGERQADLMTHLLNIDPPDHTRLRRLVSKAFTPRRVAEFEPRVQRLTDRLIDTFAARGSADLIHEFAFPLPIYAICDLLGVPAEDQDDFRDWAGMMIRHGGGPRGGVARAVKKMRAYLLELIHRKRGGELGEDLISGLIRASDHGEHLTENEAAAMAFILLFAGFETTVNLIGNGVFALLNHPEQRARLQASVAAGETGLLTTAVEELLRYDGPVELATWRFATSPLSIGGVDIPVGDPVLVVLAAADRDPARFDQPDTMDLARRDNPHLGFGHGIHYCIGAPLARLEGQRALATLLTRLPDLRLAAEPGELRWRGGLIMRGLRELPVSFTPEKPADAVEN
- a CDS encoding Ppx/GppA phosphatase family protein codes for the protein MSSIRVAAVDCGTNSIRLLIADIDPQAGRAVDLDRRMLIVRLGQDVDRTGRLAPEALERTFAACREYAAVIAEYGVAPERTRFVATSASRDAENSAEFAKGVREILGVDPEVVSGDEEAQLSFAGATKGLAGTSVAAPYLVFDLGGGSTEFVLGGETVRAARSVDIGSVRLTERHFAGSDVPTSVQIAAAEADIAQGLNLAAEAVPLTEAATLVGLAGTVTSVAAIALGLPEYQSARIHHSRLSLTRVREVTEQLLGATHAERAAIPSLHPGRVDVIGAGALVLRSIMERTGAAELVVSEHDILDGIAWSLVS
- a CDS encoding DUF501 domain-containing protein; protein product: MSTENQPVADRDLAAVAAQLGRVPRGTRAVAHRCPCGNPDVVETAPRLPDGTPFPTLYYLTCPKAASLIGTLEADGVMKEQTARLAEDPELAAAYQKAHEDYIARRDAIEVLEGFPSAGGMPDRVKCLHVLVGHSLAAGEGVNPLGDEALAMLPEWWRKGSCVTEEQIQTGVEALRHQREEAEDHAEVIAAKERKTAERAAKRAAAESEQDGPEQDGSEQPEEGR